The DNA sequence AATATATAAATTATGCTTAAAGAGCTATTAAATGCAATACAATAATAGTAACAATTTAGTTAGTCAATccaagttaaaatataaaaaaaatagtactaTTATGTAGTAAGTTTTAAAGTAATGCAAACTGAGTCTAAGTGCTGTTTTTCAGATTTTATCTCTTCTGATCCCAGAAGAGGAATCAGACATGAGTGACCTGGTCCTAGAGGTCACCGCTGGGGTCGGAGGTCAAGAGGCCATGCTCTTTACCGCAGAGATTTTTGATATGTATCATAACTTCGCAGCTTTCCACGGCTGGGGCTTCCACATCCTGGAGGTCATGTCCAGTGAGCTAGGTTGACAGATTTGTCCTCTATAAATGCTTAATGATAACAGTAATATTAAGTGCTTGGGTGGATTTAAGTCGGTGCTTGCATCTGTTGTGGTCAAATGCCCTGAATCCTCATTTCCAGTGGTGTATGTGGTTGTTTAGGAGGCATCAGACGTGCAGCCGCCAGTATCAGTGGTCCACTCAGCTATAAAAAGTTAAAGTTTGAAGCTGGAGTCCATCGTGTCCAGAGGGTCCCGAAAACAGAGAGTAAAGGTCGCATACACACCAGCACCATGACGGTGGCCATACTTCCCCAGCCCACTGAGGTACAGAGATCCTCAGCTCTTATTGATATTCAGAAATGGATGATAGATCAGGTGTTGCAATTAAAAACAGATTCAGGATTCCCGCTAGAAAGTCCGTATTCAGGTGTGTGTGGTTCTAGATCTTACTGCATGTTCTCTTAATCCGCACAGATCTCATTTACCGTCAATCCTAAAGATCTGAGGATCGAGACGAAGAGAGCCAGTGGTGCAGGAGGACAGCATGTCAACACCACCGACAGCGCCGTGAGGATCGTCCATCTGCCCACAGGTCGCATTTAGGACTTATTTTATGGAAATGTCAcagtattaataattatttaatgccagatagatagatagatagatataaacgATTAATTCAGATCATTTTCTAGTGGTGTCTCATGTCCTGCAGGACTCCCCGGAGTGAGACGTGTCTATGTTTTGTTGTAACTTCAGGGACAGTGGCTGAGTGTCAGCAGGAACGCTCTCAGATCAAGAACAAGGAGACAGCCATGACCTTACTGCGGGCCAAACTCTACAGCGCCCGGCTGGAGGAGGAGACCAGTAAGAGATACCTGGCTCGAAAACTACAGGTCTATTCATTCATTAGTCTTTATTAGTTAAGCATTAAACCTATTTACTTTCTAAAGTAACTTTCCTGTAAATTACTTATCAGTGCAACTTATTCAATAaattatgtgaccctggaacacgaAACCAGTCTAAAGGGTAAATttctcgaaattgagatttatagattattttaaagctgaataaataagcttttcatttggtttattaggatcagacaatagtTGGCCGAAATACACCTATTTGgagagaaaatcatctttaaagttgtccaaatgaattcttagttatgcatattactaatcaaaaattacgtttttatatatttacagtaggaaagcacaaaatattttcatggaacatgatctttacttaatatcctaatgatttttggcataaaagaaaaatcaatcattttgacccatacagtgttttggctattgctacaaatatactccagAGACTTAAGACAGGTTTTGTGCCTTTTGtgtcttttattaaaatatattcttgcTGTTCCTCTGAAATAACTTCATGATCCAGTAAAATCCTGCCATTCATTTAGTTTCTTTAAATATCCTGTTTAACGTGTGTTGCATTtagtaaaatgggttgcaaatcACATTGActttaactttattaattatgGGATATAATAGTTTTTACTGATATTATTTGGtttatataaattgcatttacttcTCTTGTAACAGATTGGCAGCAAAGGCAGATCAGAGAAAATCAGGACTTATAACTTCTCTCAGGACCGGATCACCGATCACAGGATCGGAAAAACCGTTCACGACGTGCATGGATTTTTACAAGGAGAGGAACTGCTGGAGGAGATGATTGTGTTCCTGCAACAGTTTTCTGAACAGGAATCTCTTATGGACATTCTCCAAGACAGTGATCAGAACCAGTAGTTATCTGCCACAATAAAGAAATGTGTTAACATTCGGTTTATGGGTGTCAGATTGAATTATAAGCACAGCCGTCTAGTCTGAGAGGAGCATAGAGATTCTCACTCTTTGTTTTCTCTTGAACTCTAACACAGCAGTGTGAAATGCTTTTGGTGGGGTGTTCGTTTTCTTTTCAGCCAGTTTGACTTTTCCAGCTGTTTGAGATTTGAGAAAAATTATTGCCATTTCAACGCAAAGAGCAGTTCCTagcttataaaatattattatttaagctGAGTATAACATACataaactttttctttttactgtttCAGACTTGGGAATAACGTACTCAGGACTCCCAAATATTTCCAGTATTTTAAATCACAGATTTTTAATcatcatttaatattatatatacaatattaatattgtatgctctctctctctgtaaattaTTGCATTGTTATAAGCAatcaatataattaataataataataatatttaacataaaattataataatatagtatataataaattatgattatttaattattaaatgagaGCTGTTCAACAAGTAGTAACAATTTAGTAagttattatcaatatttaagatgagtataacaatttaaatatattagccTACTTTTTCAGATATGGAAATCACAtactcatatttaaatatttatagctTTTTAAAATCCTGGTATGTATATAAGGTTCGTTTCAGCCAACAACAAATCACTTTTAAATTCCATCTTTAttgacttttttcaaaaatgcgCTTTTTTTCGAAGCGTGGATTTCATTGGGTGGCGCTCTTCATGCACGGCTCCGTTGAACGTGCGTCATGACATCATTTGAGTCGTCCGCCCAGCGCTTTCATTGGCTGCGGGTCGTTTAAAGGTTTTTCGCTGCGCCCTGATTGGCTAGAAGGTTTTGTCGCGAAATTTCAAATGAATTTTCAAGTGGCGCTTTTTCCCCGAGACCACTGACTATTGTGTGCGGCTCAGATGTTTGCACTGCCACTGAAATAGCGACCAGGACACGGTTCTAAGAACATATGAGGAATatataaaagtgtttttctttttttaaaggtaaGCGACAACcgctttaatgttattttttgtaaattctgAAACTTTTGGAGAGGATTTTATATCCGTAAATGCTGGATGTCCGGCCTTGTTCGCGTTTCCCCTCTAAGGGATAGTCTCAGATTAAGGtttaatattgtgtttttgtaaatatttatactCTAGAAACCATCGCAAGACACCAAATGACCAATTTTCGTCTAGTCACATTGAtttgaagttttatttttaagctaACATGTGGTGCATCATGTGCCACGTCAGGAATGCACGCATTTAGGCGCGCCAAATTAAAAACGCAtatcaatcatttaaaaaaataaatgcattgccTGTATAacgtttaaacacattgtgtatTATGCATAAACAAGTATGTATTCTGACATGTATTATCAGTGTGTCTTAATATCCAAAGTTGTAATAAAACTTGAAGTCTGgctaatgttcatttatttaaatctatatCAGTGGATGGATTAACTTGGattttgtgtatatgtgttgATATATTATGTAATTCTTTGTGTTGTATTAGACATGTACAACATAAAGCGAGTCAACAATTGAATGCAACTCCAGTAAATACTCATTTACTGCTTGTACACAGTCTGGCCTATGTGCATTTATAGGAAATGCTCATGTTACTAAAGGTTGTGTAAATTAATAACATGTCTTGTTTGCTCCTTTCCTCCAGTTTGCTGGATCAGTCTCAATATGAAGTGTCCAAGCTACAGTGATGATTCAACAGTTTTATGCCAGATGGCGAAAGCTGAAACAGACCTCGGTGAGGTGAAGGGCCACACGGTTTCACCACGGAAATCACCCTCGAGCAAAGGCCCTCACAATAAAGAAAACAACCAGAAAAAGCGGCATTCTGTAGATGTGACATCAGATGACGAGGTCATTCTCAGCAGTGGCGGTCTGACCGAAGACAGCGGTTATTTTTCCCTCCAAAACAGCCAAGTGGATAACGGGGACGTGGATGCTGCGGACTCACTGTTGAGGAATGAAGAGACACCTGTGTCCTCTCAGTTGTTGAATGTGGAGTGTCGTTCTGCACCATGTCTGCCCGTGTTGAAGTTTCAGGAGGAGGTGTGCAGAGAGCTGACTAAAAGCTTTAAAAGGAGCAAAAGCTTTGACTGGACTGTCGTTGATAAGGTTGCTGAGAAACACGGGCTGCATAATGTGATCGGCGGGAAGATGGGACGCCCGTTTGTGGACATCCTTTGCGGCCTGTTGAGGAAAGACATGAGGCATATCCTTTCCAGGATACTGGGCCTGTTGGGAGATTGTGACTTAGTGAGGTAATTTCctg is a window from the Carassius gibelio isolate Cgi1373 ecotype wild population from Czech Republic chromosome A13, carGib1.2-hapl.c, whole genome shotgun sequence genome containing:
- the LOC128025812 gene encoding F-box only protein 5, which produces MKCPSYSDDSTVLCQMAKAETDLGEVKGHTVSPRKSPSSKGPHNKENNQKKRHSVDVTSDDEVILSSGGLTEDSGYFSLQNSQVDNGDVDAADSLLRNEETPVSSQLLNVECRSAPCLPVLKFQEEVCRELTKSFKRSKSFDWTVVDKVAEKHGLHNVIGGKMGRPFVDILCGLLRKDMRHILSRILGLLGDCDLVSCKKVSRTWQKIICEDQTALRRCREAERSLRDSGRLMGSLSRDFTSSRVVFSSMQTVASTPVHKAIRKLQCQTGGAQNSSKSSRFQQFHEVAQSLQQHESLRSCIVCSSAARFDEAMQRAVCTRISCAFDFCTLCQSAFHGSASCRNSVQTRSASQKTLIAGSARSKRSVRRL
- the LOC128025806 gene encoding peptide chain release factor 1-like, mitochondrial; protein product: MAVIGFSKSLSYAGRRLLNVTLFRSITRGSVCRCPAIHRTVNSTKAHAPRAFHTSQSVMVSKILSVDEIFNKKSLHDYLKKKEVEYNTCLQSLNTESQTLNEEDVKMKRTSLSVLGPLVQKIRELEEKQKELEDTLDLLKDNEPELLELAELEKEACLAAVQDLRQKILSLLIPEEESDMSDLVLEVTAGVGGQEAMLFTAEIFDMYHNFAAFHGWGFHILEVMSSELGGIRRAAASISGPLSYKKLKFEAGVHRVQRVPKTESKGRIHTSTMTVAILPQPTEISFTVNPKDLRIETKRASGAGGQHVNTTDSAVRIVHLPTGTVAECQQERSQIKNKETAMTLLRAKLYSARLEEETSKRYLARKLQIGSKGRSEKIRTYNFSQDRITDHRIGKTVHDVHGFLQGEELLEEMIVFLQQFSEQESLMDILQDSDQNQ